The Prionailurus viverrinus isolate Anna chromosome B4, UM_Priviv_1.0, whole genome shotgun sequence genome has a window encoding:
- the MCRS1 gene encoding microspherule protein 1 isoform X3 — MASGTASRSEDEESLAGQKRASSQALGTIPKRRSSSRFIKRKKFDDELVESSLAKSSTRAKGASGVEPGRCSGSEPSSSEKKKVSKAPSTPVPPSPAPTPGLTKRVKKSKQPLQVTKDLGRWKPADDLLLINAVLQTNDLTSVHLGVKFSCRFTLREVQERWYALLYDPVISKLACQAMRQLHPEAIAAIQSKALFSKAEEQLLSKVGSTSQPTLETFQDLLHRHPDAFYLARTAKALQAHWQLMKQYYLLEDQTVQPLPKGDQVLNFSDAEDLIDDSKLKDMRDEVLEHELTVADRRQKREIRQLEQELHKWQVLVDSITGMSSPDFDNQTLAVLRGRMVRYLMRSREITLGRATKDNQIDVDLSLEGPAWKISRKQGVIKLKNNGDFFIANEGRRPIYIDGRPVLCGSKWRLSNNSVVEIASLRFVFLINQDLIALIRAEAAKITPQ, encoded by the exons GTTCATCAAGAGGAAGAAGTTTGATGATGAGCTAGTGGAGAGCAGCCTGGCTAAGTCCTCTACCCGGGCGAAGGGAGCCAGTGGGGTGGAACCAGGGCGCTGTTCGGGGAGTGAACCTTCCTCCAGTGAGAAGAAGAAG GTGTCCAAGGCCCCTAGCACTCCCGTgccgcccagcccagccccaacCCCTGGACTCACCAAGCGCGTGAAGAAGAGCAAACAGCCACTTCAGGTGACCAAGGATTTGGGCCGCTGGAAGCCAGCGGATGACCTCCTGCTCATCAATGCTGTGCTGCAG ACCAACGACCTGACATCTGTCCACCTGGGCGTGAAGTTCAGCTGCCGCTTCACCCTTCGGGAAGTCCAGGAGCGCTGGTACGCCCTGCTCTACGATCCGGTCATCTCCAA GCTGGCTTGCCAGGCCATGAGACAATTGCACCCAGAAGCCATTGCTGCCATCCAGAGCAAGGCCTTGTTTAGCAAGGCTGAGGAGCAGCTGCTGAGCAAAGTGGGATCG ACCAGCCAGCCCACCTTGGAGACCTTCCAGGACCTGCTGCACAGACACCCTGATGCCTTCTACCTGGCCCGTACTGCCAAGGCTCTGCAGGCCCACTGGCAGCTCATGAAGCAGTATTACCTACTGGAGGACCAGACAG TGCAGCCGCTGCCCAAGGGGGACCAAGTGCTGAACTTCTCCGACGCAGAAGACCTGATTGATGACAGTAAGCTCAA GGACATGCGGGATGAGGTCCTAGAACATG AGCTGACGGTGGCCGACCGGCGCCAGAAGCGAGAGATTCGACAGCTGGAACAGGAGCTGCATAAGTGGCAGGTGCTGGTAGACAGCATCACAG GCATGAGCTCTCCTGACTTCGACAACCAGACTCTGGCGGTGCTGCGGGGCCGCATGGTGCGGTACCTGATGCGCTCCCGAGAG ATCACCCTGGGCAGAGCAACCAAGGATAACCAGATTGATGTGGACCTGTCTCTGGAGGGTCCGGCCTGGAAGATCTCCCGGAAGCAAG GTGTCATCAAGCTGAAAAATAATGGTGATTTCTTCATTGCCAATGAGGGTCGGCGGCCCATTTACATCGATGGACGGCCTGTGCTGTGTGGCTCCAAATGGCGCCTCAGCAACAACTCCGTGGTGGAG ATCGCCAGCCTGAGATTCGTCTTCCTCATCAACCAAGACCTCATTGCCCTTATTCGGGCCGAGGCCGCCAAGATAACGCCACAGTGA